In a genomic window of Temperatibacter marinus:
- the ubiG gene encoding bifunctional 2-polyprenyl-6-hydroxyphenol methylase/3-demethylubiquinol 3-O-methyltransferase UbiG: MKDTTQHTDNSIATGQTVDPDEVAFFAKIADTWWDPKGPFKPLHQLNPTRLTYIRQQCEAHFSLDPQGLQPLKGLTVLDIGCGGGLISEPMCRLGATVTGVDASEKNVKTALAHAHQTDLDITYVNTTSEALAEAGEKFDIIINMEVIEHVADVQAYLTSCKKLLKPEGIMLVSTISRTAKSMLFAKIGAEYIMRWLPVGAHDWNKFITPDELQHYLSDAGFLSSRATGFCYNMLKGKWRLDETDTAVNYAVSVTIP; this comes from the coding sequence ATGAAAGATACAACACAGCACACTGACAATAGCATCGCCACTGGACAGACCGTTGATCCAGATGAAGTCGCCTTTTTTGCAAAAATTGCCGATACCTGGTGGGATCCGAAAGGTCCCTTTAAGCCTTTGCATCAACTAAATCCGACCCGGCTAACCTATATCAGGCAACAATGTGAAGCCCATTTCTCCCTCGATCCCCAGGGCTTACAACCACTTAAGGGGCTTACTGTTCTCGATATTGGCTGCGGCGGCGGGCTAATTTCAGAACCCATGTGCCGACTTGGTGCAACTGTCACAGGTGTTGATGCCTCAGAAAAGAATGTGAAAACTGCTCTCGCACATGCACATCAGACAGACCTTGATATCACCTATGTCAACACAACCTCCGAAGCCCTCGCAGAAGCCGGAGAAAAATTCGATATTATCATCAATATGGAAGTCATAGAACATGTTGCTGATGTGCAGGCTTATCTCACTTCATGCAAAAAACTACTCAAACCCGAAGGTATTATGCTTGTGTCAACCATTAGTCGAACAGCTAAGTCCATGCTTTTTGCAAAGATTGGAGCAGAATATATTATGCGGTGGCTGCCAGTGGGTGCCCATGATTGGAATAAATTCATCACGCCAGACGAGCTTCAACATTATTTATCTGACGCTGGTTTTTTATCAAGCCGAGCCACAGGATTCTGTTATAACATGCTGAAAGGCAAATGGCGCTTGGACGAGACAGATACAGCCGTTAATTATGCCGTCTCTGTAACAATTCCTTAA
- a CDS encoding NAD(P)H-dependent flavin oxidoreductase, whose translation MTSNVDKLNSLWARGTELLGTEYAILGGAMSWVSDRHLVSAISNAGGFGVIACGGMTPDLLKAEIEATAEMTDKPFGVNLITLHPDLDALIDICKELKVTHVVLAGGLPTGPSIEKIKSFGAKLMCFAPTAVIAKKLVRSGVDAIIIEGSEAGGHIGPVSTSVLAQEILPVVDKVPVFIAGGIGRGEAISSYLEMGASGAQLGTRFVVAEECQAHENFKKAFIRASARDSVASVQIDQRFPVIPVRALKNAATEDFMKTQQEVINRYHDGGIALDDGQMEIEKYWAGALKQAVIDGDVEHGSVMAGQSVGMVKKVQPMQEIMDELVEQARDYLA comes from the coding sequence ATGACTTCTAATGTAGATAAATTGAACAGCCTCTGGGCACGTGGCACAGAATTACTCGGAACAGAATACGCAATTCTTGGCGGGGCAATGTCATGGGTTTCTGACAGACATTTGGTCTCAGCAATTTCCAATGCTGGTGGCTTTGGCGTGATCGCCTGTGGCGGTATGACACCTGACCTGTTAAAGGCCGAAATCGAAGCAACTGCTGAGATGACAGATAAGCCATTTGGGGTCAATCTTATTACTCTTCATCCTGACCTAGACGCTTTGATTGACATCTGTAAAGAGTTGAAGGTCACCCATGTTGTCCTTGCAGGGGGATTGCCAACAGGGCCTTCAATCGAGAAAATCAAATCCTTTGGAGCGAAACTCATGTGTTTTGCGCCAACAGCTGTAATTGCAAAAAAACTTGTTCGCAGCGGCGTTGATGCAATTATCATTGAGGGCAGCGAAGCTGGCGGTCACATTGGACCTGTTTCAACATCGGTGCTTGCTCAAGAAATTTTACCTGTAGTGGATAAAGTGCCTGTCTTTATTGCGGGCGGGATAGGCCGCGGTGAAGCGATTTCCTCTTATCTTGAGATGGGTGCTAGTGGCGCTCAACTGGGCACACGGTTTGTTGTTGCAGAAGAATGTCAAGCTCATGAGAATTTCAAGAAAGCTTTTATTCGAGCTTCAGCAAGGGATAGTGTTGCTTCAGTCCAAATTGATCAGCGTTTCCCTGTGATTCCAGTTCGTGCCCTAAAGAATGCTGCCACAGAAGATTTCATGAAAACGCAGCAAGAAGTGATTAATCGTTACCACGACGGAGGTATAGCGTTGGATGACGGTCAGATGGAAATTGAAAAATACTGGGCAGGGGCTTTAAAGCAAGCTGTTATTGATGGCGATGTCGAGCATGGATCTGTCATGGCGGGCCAAAGTGTTGGTATGGTCAAAAAGGTTCAGCCAATGCAAGAAATCATGGATGAGCTCGTCGAGCAAGCCCGAGACTATCTCGCATAA
- the grxC gene encoding glutaredoxin 3 yields MKDVLIYSSSLCPYCYRAKALLNSKNVPYKEINVDMNPTARAEMRSKASGRNTVPQIFIGGEHIGGCDDLYSLESQGDLTPMLAIAS; encoded by the coding sequence ATGAAAGATGTTCTTATATATAGTTCAAGCCTCTGTCCGTATTGCTATCGCGCAAAGGCATTATTGAACTCGAAAAATGTCCCGTATAAAGAAATTAATGTGGATATGAATCCGACTGCGCGAGCAGAAATGCGATCAAAAGCAAGTGGTCGTAATACGGTCCCTCAGATATTTATTGGGGGTGAGCATATTGGTGGGTGTGACGATTTATATTCCCTTGAGAGTCAAGGTGATCTGACACCCATGTTGGCGATTGCAAGTTAA
- the ispG gene encoding flavodoxin-dependent (E)-4-hydroxy-3-methylbut-2-enyl-diphosphate synthase yields the protein MSIRPWRDISRRKSRQIMVGNVPVGGDAPISVQTMTNTLTSDAGATIDQIRRAEDAGVDIVRVSCPDTESTAAMPEIVRAANVPIVADIHFHYKRALEAADAGAACLRINPGNIGSEERVREVIRAAKANGCSMRIGVNAGSLEKHLLDKYGEPCPDALVESALEHARILEDNDFHDFKISVKASDVFLAVAAYQGLADSTDYPLHLGITEAGGLRGGTVKSSIGMGSLLWAGIGDTIRVSLSAEPEEEVKVGYEMLKSLGLRHRGVQIISCPSCARQAFPVIKTVELLEQRLQHIHTPMSLSIIGCVVNGPGEARETDIGVTGGGNGNHMVYLSGVTDHKIKDDNFVDHVVGLVEAKAAEIEAASNQS from the coding sequence ATGAGCATTCGTCCATGGAGAGATATTAGCCGTCGTAAATCCCGCCAGATTATGGTTGGGAATGTGCCAGTGGGTGGAGACGCGCCCATCAGTGTTCAGACCATGACAAATACGCTGACTTCAGACGCAGGTGCGACAATCGATCAAATACGCCGAGCAGAGGATGCGGGTGTTGATATCGTGCGTGTCTCATGCCCTGATACTGAGAGCACAGCCGCCATGCCTGAAATTGTACGAGCAGCTAATGTTCCTATTGTTGCGGATATTCATTTTCATTATAAACGGGCTCTAGAAGCGGCAGATGCCGGGGCAGCATGCTTGCGCATTAACCCTGGAAATATAGGATCAGAAGAGCGTGTACGTGAAGTGATTAGAGCAGCGAAAGCCAATGGATGCTCTATGCGTATTGGGGTGAATGCTGGCTCACTTGAAAAACATCTGTTGGATAAATACGGTGAACCTTGTCCAGATGCCTTAGTCGAAAGTGCCCTTGAACATGCGCGTATACTTGAAGACAATGATTTTCATGATTTTAAGATCAGTGTGAAGGCTTCAGATGTCTTTCTTGCCGTGGCTGCGTATCAGGGCCTTGCAGACTCAACAGATTATCCTCTTCATCTTGGGATTACTGAAGCAGGTGGATTGCGCGGTGGTACAGTTAAATCCTCAATTGGAATGGGGTCACTCCTCTGGGCAGGAATTGGTGATACCATTCGTGTGTCTCTCTCTGCAGAACCAGAAGAAGAGGTGAAAGTAGGTTATGAAATGCTGAAATCACTTGGCCTTAGGCACCGGGGTGTTCAGATCATCAGTTGCCCAAGTTGCGCACGTCAGGCCTTTCCTGTGATTAAAACCGTTGAACTCTTAGAACAAAGATTACAGCATATTCATACTCCAATGTCTCTCTCGATCATTGGCTGTGTAGTGAATGGCCCAGGCGAAGCCCGTGAGACTGATATCGGGGTGACCGGCGGTGGAAACGGCAATCATATGGTCTACCTCTCAGGAGTGACTGATCATAAAATCAAAGATGATAATTTTGTTGATCATGTTGTTGGTCTTGTTGAAGCCAAAGCAGCTGAAATTGAAGCTGCTTCAAATCAGTCTTAG
- a CDS encoding DUF1178 family protein → MIVFDLKCKNSHQFEVWFRSSQDFDGQRHSGFLECPYCGDKDISKAIMAPNIAVKSNQKDDAYSEKYSEVSSANEVSSGIGKSETLTERSQKRSSAAGNDTARDKARDATESKISTEGRSAGLLGKDMPQEMQEAFQEAVKAVSDHVEKTFDHVGKEFAEEARKIHYGESQKRPIYGEATPQEAEDLLEEGVDILPLPLSPKQDS, encoded by the coding sequence ATGATCGTCTTTGATTTAAAATGTAAAAACTCCCATCAATTCGAAGTTTGGTTTCGATCTTCTCAAGATTTTGATGGTCAAAGGCACTCTGGCTTTTTAGAATGCCCTTATTGCGGTGATAAAGACATATCAAAAGCAATTATGGCACCAAATATTGCAGTTAAATCTAATCAAAAAGATGATGCATATTCTGAAAAGTATTCGGAAGTTTCTAGCGCAAATGAGGTGAGCAGCGGGATTGGAAAGTCCGAGACTTTGACTGAAAGATCTCAGAAAAGGTCTTCTGCTGCAGGCAATGATACAGCCCGTGATAAGGCTCGGGATGCAACTGAGTCTAAGATATCGACTGAGGGTCGCTCAGCTGGTTTATTGGGCAAGGATATGCCTCAAGAAATGCAAGAGGCTTTTCAAGAGGCAGTCAAGGCTGTCAGCGACCATGTTGAAAAAACATTCGATCATGTTGGGAAAGAGTTTGCTGAGGAAGCTCGAAAGATACATTACGGGGAAAGCCAGAAACGACCAATTTACGGCGAAGCGACCCCTCAAGAGGCGGAAGATTTATTAGAAGAAGGTGTTGATATTCTTCCTCTACCTCTCTCGCCAAAACAGGATAGTTAA
- a CDS encoding ComF family protein — protein MRNLIQTFQTISKDFLVMVVDYLLPPRCGLCSQKVMTAGNICGACFQQLSMISKPCCYSCSLPFDVPTPERSSCGQCLQTQPEYDRAFSAVVYGGAAKRLVLQLKHGQQYAASSVMIKQMVSVVLSSGLCLQCHETTFVVPVPLHWSRLAKRKFNQSALLAQGIAKALKYHYRPALLQRKKATQSQGGLGKEDRNKNVRGAFTVNKNWSFDSVANARVFLIDDVYTTGATVQECARELKKYGVKKVYVVTYARVVKGWMFSELSF, from the coding sequence ATGCGAAACTTGATACAGACATTCCAGACAATATCAAAAGACTTTTTGGTCATGGTAGTTGATTATCTTCTACCGCCGCGATGTGGTCTCTGTTCGCAAAAGGTCATGACAGCAGGAAATATTTGTGGGGCGTGTTTTCAACAACTCTCTATGATCTCTAAGCCCTGCTGCTATTCTTGTTCCTTGCCCTTTGATGTACCAACGCCTGAAAGGTCGTCATGTGGGCAATGCCTTCAGACCCAGCCAGAATATGACCGCGCTTTTTCAGCTGTCGTTTATGGAGGCGCTGCCAAAAGATTAGTGCTTCAATTAAAACATGGTCAACAATATGCAGCCTCAAGCGTCATGATCAAACAGATGGTCTCTGTTGTTTTAAGTTCAGGCCTCTGTCTTCAATGCCACGAGACCACATTCGTCGTGCCTGTTCCTTTACATTGGAGTCGATTGGCGAAAAGAAAGTTTAACCAATCGGCCTTGTTGGCGCAAGGCATCGCGAAGGCATTAAAGTATCACTATCGCCCGGCCCTACTGCAAAGAAAAAAGGCGACGCAATCTCAGGGTGGCTTAGGGAAAGAGGATCGAAATAAGAATGTGAGAGGGGCTTTTACAGTCAATAAAAATTGGTCCTTTGATTCGGTTGCGAATGCGAGGGTTTTCCTAATAGATGATGTTTATACCACGGGGGCAACGGTTCAAGAATGTGCACGAGAATTAAAAAAATATGGGGTAAAAAAAGTTTATGTGGTGACTTATGCCCGGGTGGTTAAAGGGTGGATGTTTTCAGAATTATCCTTTTGA
- the ptsP gene encoding phosphoenolpyruvate--protein phosphotransferase codes for MSQFISKPRILLRRLHGIMAGGGSADTRLKMLVKVIAQNMVAEVCSLYLVRAGSVLELFATEGLKEEAVHVTRLNIGQGLVGHVAERGMPLNLSDAPSHPRFAYRPETGEDLFHSFLGVPVIHKGAVRGVLTIQNVATRRYLQEEIEVLQTISMVIAELVSSEALISADELAEDSAELGTNVTMGGMRLVDGVAAGVAVFHNPKVEITSTVAFSAAEEHQKLEKALATLRLQLSDMMDRTESLVAETRDVLEAFSMFAHDRGWHNKLKEAVESGLTAEAAVVRVHQQNQERMKGIRDPYIKERLQDLEDLSNRLIRIIQGVEDDIHETLSEDSILIARTLSATDLLDYDVQYLKGILLEEGSPTSHTTIIARAMDIPVLGRIRNLEDHVQPRDVVVLDSQSSHAYVRPTEDIFESYQQAIITHDRQVAEYASEKDLPVVTKDGQDIALLMNAGLLVDLPTLHKMGAQGIGLYRTEFHFMVKDELPRVTEQTSIYKQVLAEAAGKPVVFRTLDVGGDKEVPFLPKVKEENPAMGWRAIRIALDRPALLRYQLRALLTASAGHPLNVMFPMIAEIVELRRCKSILRKEIDRLEKLGKEGPTVVNVGCMLEVPSLAWQMDLLVQEVDFVSIGSNDLMQFFFACDRGNPQLANRYDLLAPPVLNFLKSVVEKCHSANVPVTLCGEMGGRPIEAMALVALGMRRLSVSPNAVGPVRRMLRTVDLKHLEKYVADLMDTGLHSIRDSLINYAKDHDISLTK; via the coding sequence GTGAGTCAATTTATCAGTAAACCTAGAATTTTACTGCGCCGTCTGCATGGCATAATGGCAGGTGGCGGCTCAGCTGATACGCGCCTGAAAATGCTCGTAAAGGTTATTGCCCAGAATATGGTCGCTGAGGTTTGCTCCCTTTATTTGGTGCGTGCAGGCTCTGTCCTCGAATTATTTGCCACAGAAGGTTTGAAAGAAGAAGCGGTCCATGTGACACGGTTGAATATCGGCCAGGGTCTTGTTGGTCATGTTGCTGAACGCGGTATGCCTCTGAACCTCTCAGACGCGCCGTCTCATCCAAGGTTTGCTTATCGGCCGGAGACGGGAGAGGATTTGTTTCACAGCTTCCTTGGTGTGCCGGTTATTCACAAGGGCGCGGTTCGCGGGGTTTTGACAATTCAGAACGTTGCGACGCGACGCTACCTTCAAGAAGAAATAGAAGTTTTACAAACTATCTCTATGGTAATAGCAGAGCTTGTCAGTTCAGAGGCGTTGATTTCTGCCGATGAGTTAGCAGAAGATTCGGCTGAACTAGGAACGAATGTTACCATGGGTGGCATGCGCTTGGTTGACGGGGTCGCTGCAGGGGTTGCCGTCTTTCATAATCCTAAGGTTGAGATTACATCTACGGTTGCTTTTAGTGCGGCTGAAGAACATCAGAAATTAGAAAAGGCGCTGGCAACGCTCCGCCTGCAATTAAGTGACATGATGGACCGAACAGAGTCTCTGGTCGCAGAAACACGAGATGTACTTGAGGCTTTCTCGATGTTTGCTCATGATCGGGGCTGGCACAATAAATTGAAAGAAGCTGTTGAATCAGGGTTGACGGCTGAAGCAGCTGTTGTTCGTGTGCATCAGCAGAATCAAGAAAGAATGAAGGGCATTCGTGATCCCTATATCAAGGAGCGCTTACAAGATTTGGAAGACCTAAGCAATCGCTTGATCAGAATTATTCAAGGGGTTGAAGACGATATTCATGAGACCCTTTCTGAAGATTCTATTTTGATAGCTCGGACGTTAAGTGCGACTGATTTGCTAGATTATGATGTCCAATATCTAAAAGGCATCTTACTTGAAGAGGGCTCACCCACGTCGCATACGACAATTATTGCTCGAGCTATGGATATCCCTGTCTTGGGGCGCATCCGAAACCTTGAGGATCATGTTCAACCCAGGGATGTGGTCGTTTTAGATAGTCAGTCTTCTCACGCTTATGTGCGACCAACAGAAGATATTTTTGAGAGTTATCAGCAGGCCATTATTACACATGACCGTCAAGTTGCTGAGTATGCTTCTGAAAAAGATTTGCCTGTTGTTACGAAAGATGGACAGGATATTGCCTTGTTAATGAATGCGGGGCTGTTAGTAGATTTGCCCACATTGCATAAAATGGGTGCTCAGGGCATTGGCCTGTATCGTACTGAGTTTCATTTTATGGTCAAAGACGAATTGCCGCGCGTGACGGAGCAAACATCAATTTATAAGCAAGTTCTGGCTGAAGCAGCTGGCAAACCGGTGGTCTTTAGAACCCTAGACGTAGGCGGTGATAAAGAAGTCCCTTTCTTGCCAAAAGTAAAAGAAGAAAATCCTGCGATGGGATGGCGTGCAATCAGGATTGCCCTAGACAGGCCTGCACTCCTTCGCTATCAACTTCGGGCTTTATTAACGGCGTCAGCCGGACATCCTCTGAATGTAATGTTTCCTATGATTGCTGAAATTGTCGAGCTTAGACGGTGCAAATCTATTCTGAGGAAAGAAATAGATCGTCTTGAGAAACTGGGGAAGGAAGGACCAACAGTGGTAAATGTTGGTTGTATGCTTGAGGTGCCGTCTTTAGCTTGGCAGATGGACTTGCTTGTGCAAGAAGTTGACTTTGTTTCGATTGGATCAAATGATCTGATGCAATTCTTCTTTGCTTGTGATCGAGGCAACCCACAACTTGCAAATCGATATGACTTATTGGCCCCCCCTGTGTTGAACTTTCTCAAGTCGGTTGTTGAGAAATGTCATAGCGCTAATGTCCCCGTGACTCTTTGCGGTGAAATGGGCGGGCGTCCCATTGAAGCGATGGCGCTTGTTGCGCTCGGCATGCGTCGATTGTCTGTGTCACCGAACGCTGTTGGACCTGTGCGAAGGATGCTGCGGACTGTAGACCTAAAGCATTTGGAAAAATATGTTGCTGATTTGATGGATACAGGACTTCACTCGATTCGCGATTCGCTGATAAATTATGCAAAAGATCATGATATTTCCCTCACAAAATAG
- a CDS encoding aspartate kinase: MARIVKKFGGTSVGDVDRIRNVAKRVKKAVDEGHEVAVVVSAMSGTTNNLVGFCREAAPLHDAREYDTVVAAGEQITIGLLSICLQEMGVPARSFLGWQVPIKTNDTHGAARIEEIEPENIEACFKEGRVAVLAGFQGVSSDGRITTLGRGGSDTSAVAVAAALKADRCDIYTDVDGVYTTDPRIVPRARKLDKVTYEEMLEMASQGAKVLQTRSVALAMKHGVRTQVLSSFEDKPGTLIVGEDEIVEQEIVSGIAFTDGEAKIDLRGMKDVPGMVSRLFRPLADAHVNIDMIVQTAASRKGETDITFTIHEDDLPRSQKMLDDLELGVRRIDYDTNVVKISLIGVGIRTHSGVAQRMFDILSEKGINIQVISTSEIKISVLIDAAYKELALRSLHTEFGLDAFEDKVFDV, translated from the coding sequence ATGGCTAGGATAGTCAAAAAATTTGGCGGAACGTCAGTCGGCGATGTGGATAGAATTCGCAACGTCGCGAAACGTGTTAAAAAAGCAGTGGATGAAGGTCACGAAGTCGCGGTTGTCGTTTCCGCAATGAGCGGTACAACTAACAATCTTGTAGGCTTTTGTCGTGAAGCTGCCCCTCTTCATGATGCAAGGGAATATGATACGGTTGTCGCTGCAGGTGAACAGATTACAATTGGATTGCTATCGATTTGCCTTCAGGAAATGGGAGTGCCCGCGCGTTCCTTCCTTGGCTGGCAAGTGCCAATTAAAACGAATGACACGCACGGTGCCGCACGGATTGAAGAGATTGAACCAGAAAATATTGAGGCATGTTTTAAGGAAGGGCGGGTCGCTGTACTGGCTGGATTCCAAGGGGTCAGCTCTGATGGGCGCATCACGACACTTGGACGCGGAGGAAGTGACACATCGGCTGTGGCCGTGGCTGCGGCATTAAAGGCTGATCGCTGCGATATTTATACGGATGTTGACGGTGTCTATACGACAGATCCGCGCATTGTGCCTCGGGCGCGCAAATTAGACAAAGTGACTTACGAAGAAATGCTGGAAATGGCTTCGCAGGGCGCTAAGGTATTGCAAACACGCTCCGTTGCGCTTGCAATGAAACATGGAGTGAGAACACAAGTCCTATCGTCGTTTGAAGACAAGCCAGGGACTTTGATTGTTGGTGAGGATGAGATTGTGGAACAAGAAATAGTGAGTGGCATCGCGTTTACAGACGGTGAAGCTAAAATTGATTTACGTGGCATGAAAGACGTGCCAGGTATGGTATCGAGACTGTTTAGGCCTTTGGCAGATGCGCATGTGAATATCGATATGATTGTCCAAACGGCAGCTTCAAGAAAAGGTGAAACTGACATTACATTCACCATTCATGAAGATGACCTGCCCCGCTCTCAAAAGATGTTGGATGACTTGGAACTTGGAGTGCGTCGTATTGATTACGACACAAATGTTGTGAAAATCTCCTTGATCGGTGTAGGGATTAGAACACATTCTGGTGTGGCGCAGCGCATGTTTGATATCCTGTCGGAAAAGGGTATTAATATTCAGGTAATCTCAACTTCTGAGATTAAGATTAGTGTCCTTATTGACGCAGCCTATAAAGAACTTGCTTTGCGGTCACTCCATACTGAATTTGGACTAGACGCTTTTGAAGATAAAGTTTTTGACGTATAA
- a CDS encoding carbon-nitrogen hydrolase family protein: MSVMTKIGVVQFNSSIVPEDNLSALFSYAQEGVNQGADLIVTPECTNILDMNRQRILSNTTYEEQDFFLKACQEFCNTNSVSLLLGSLIVKVQEDRLANRSILINKQGQIVGRYDKIHLFDVDLPDGESYRESALYEAGNRVVSARLDGLHLGMTICYDLRFPYLYRALADEGVAVIFVPAAFTVPTGKAHWHSLLRARAIENGCYIIAPAQSGMHQTGRATYGHSLVVDPWGEVLLDAGGTIDEEATGVYMVDVDSYLVDKIRSKIPSLQHTRSLEI; this comes from the coding sequence ATGTCAGTTATGACTAAAATCGGTGTCGTACAATTTAATTCATCAATTGTGCCGGAAGATAATCTTTCGGCACTTTTTTCGTATGCACAAGAAGGTGTAAATCAAGGTGCAGATTTAATCGTCACTCCCGAGTGTACCAATATTCTTGATATGAATCGTCAGCGCATCTTGTCTAACACGACCTATGAAGAGCAGGATTTTTTTCTGAAGGCCTGTCAAGAATTTTGCAACACAAACAGTGTAAGTCTTTTGTTGGGGTCTCTGATTGTGAAAGTTCAAGAAGATCGGCTTGCAAATCGATCAATTTTGATAAACAAGCAGGGGCAGATTGTAGGACGCTACGATAAAATTCATTTATTCGATGTTGATTTGCCCGATGGAGAAAGTTACCGAGAAAGTGCTCTGTATGAAGCAGGGAATAGGGTTGTTTCTGCACGCCTGGATGGCCTTCATCTAGGTATGACAATTTGCTATGACTTGCGGTTTCCTTATCTTTACCGGGCTTTGGCTGATGAAGGTGTCGCGGTTATTTTTGTGCCTGCGGCTTTCACTGTGCCTACCGGCAAAGCACATTGGCATAGTTTGCTTCGGGCTCGAGCCATCGAAAATGGCTGTTATATCATAGCTCCAGCTCAAAGTGGGATGCACCAAACTGGCCGAGCAACATACGGTCATTCTCTTGTTGTTGATCCTTGGGGAGAGGTCCTCCTTGATGCAGGAGGAACGATAGATGAGGAGGCTACGGGAGTTTATATGGTTGATGTTGATTCATATCTTGTTGATAAAATACGGTCAAAAATTCCCTCCCTTCAGCACACTCGCTCCCTAGAAATTTAA
- a CDS encoding helix-turn-helix domain-containing protein, protein MTLESAHIGSILKDLRQKRGLEVSDIAHLTCVSRGYLAAIEDANFDALPAPAFTTGFIKAYAKAVDYDSAQAVSLYREEICTAKTQEDHLCQGHMNSAPKQKLSSRMYLAASVLGVIIAGGLMVQNFNAVQDASPFSVAQYTTLEQETSLPAEKDKPVKADTSSQTREKANPLNASMSEPSKPALFPAAQASEKPKEIVTQSTIMLLAIEDGWINLKDDLGNTIFEGIMVEGQMRKLDLASSVITTGNAGGFKLMRGSEDLGILGARGKVTSALHLSEIVDQAL, encoded by the coding sequence ATGACCCTTGAAAGTGCTCATATTGGATCTATTCTGAAAGACTTGCGTCAAAAGCGCGGCCTTGAGGTGTCTGATATTGCGCACTTAACCTGTGTCTCTCGTGGCTATCTTGCCGCTATAGAAGATGCTAATTTTGACGCTTTACCGGCGCCGGCTTTTACCACAGGTTTTATCAAGGCCTATGCCAAAGCTGTTGATTATGATAGCGCTCAGGCCGTCTCTCTCTATCGAGAAGAAATTTGTACAGCCAAAACTCAAGAAGATCATCTTTGCCAAGGCCATATGAATTCGGCTCCGAAACAAAAGCTTTCTTCAAGGATGTACCTTGCAGCGTCAGTGCTTGGCGTGATTATCGCAGGGGGCTTGATGGTACAGAACTTTAATGCGGTTCAGGATGCGTCGCCCTTTTCTGTTGCTCAGTATACAACACTTGAACAAGAGACCTCTCTTCCCGCAGAGAAAGATAAGCCTGTCAAGGCGGACACGTCTTCTCAGACGAGAGAAAAAGCGAACCCTTTAAATGCTTCTATGAGTGAGCCGTCTAAGCCGGCCCTGTTCCCTGCAGCACAAGCTTCAGAAAAGCCAAAAGAGATTGTCACTCAGTCAACCATTATGTTGCTTGCGATTGAAGATGGCTGGATCAATCTGAAGGATGATTTAGGAAACACTATCTTTGAAGGCATTATGGTTGAAGGCCAGATGAGAAAGCTAGATCTCGCTTCCTCTGTGATTACCACAGGGAATGCAGGTGGTTTTAAACTGATGCGCGGTTCAGAAGATCTTGGAATTTTAGGTGCGAGAGGGAAGGTTACAAGTGCCCTGCATTTATCAGAAATTGTGGATCAAGCTCTCTAG